A stretch of Paludisphaera borealis DNA encodes these proteins:
- a CDS encoding thioredoxin domain-containing protein gives MKLAPLLLVLVSVTQAAAGTSQPVLLDFHADWCGPCRQMRPAVQKLADKGYPIKSIDVDRSPEMAEKYSIGPIPTFVVVDADGREIDRVSGAQPASQLAQFYIKAKDKAKASARSRGDEEDEAAAPTEDDADAKAPADDEPQAKPENERPAPKPHVNPKPWETVVRIKVHANGSIGYGSGTIIYSSPEESLILTCAHIFKLDGSRQAPPNKFPRKITIDLFDGRPQGREKQVHSTNETFAGEAVDYDFKLDVGLIRIRPGRRLKASRVVPPHWEPLQRMGMTSVGCSEGADATTWRTQIVDPKMRGLSGNTAYEAIECMKAPKQGRSGGGLYTDNGYIAGVCNFAEPRGDRGLYATPNSIYSILDRNKLAGLYASPSIGSGSTLMADRGGKGPMSIARGQSPDHEEPVRAATKEGDVTIPDPEIVLGIKAPLQSGRNSRVQAASSTGDRRLAWHPRGGAPTPKLASIETIEPTDIGMDSATDNDHFPPPDWDRDDDDRDSKASLNTEDVAPQTEVRKPVAGKPSGWRPSRSSSVGAR, from the coding sequence ATGAAACTCGCTCCATTGCTGCTCGTGCTCGTCAGCGTCACGCAGGCCGCCGCCGGAACCTCGCAGCCGGTCCTGCTCGATTTCCACGCCGACTGGTGCGGCCCATGCCGCCAGATGCGCCCGGCCGTCCAAAAACTGGCCGACAAGGGCTACCCGATCAAGTCGATCGACGTCGACCGATCACCCGAAATGGCCGAAAAATACAGCATCGGCCCCATTCCCACTTTCGTCGTCGTCGACGCCGACGGCCGTGAGATCGACCGCGTCTCCGGCGCTCAGCCGGCTTCTCAACTGGCTCAGTTCTACATCAAGGCCAAAGACAAGGCCAAAGCCTCCGCTCGGTCGCGAGGCGACGAAGAAGACGAAGCAGCCGCACCGACCGAAGACGACGCAGACGCCAAGGCCCCGGCCGACGACGAACCTCAGGCCAAACCCGAGAACGAGCGGCCGGCCCCCAAGCCTCACGTCAATCCCAAGCCCTGGGAGACCGTCGTCCGGATCAAGGTCCACGCCAACGGCTCGATCGGTTACGGCTCGGGCACGATCATTTACAGCTCGCCCGAGGAATCGCTGATCCTCACCTGCGCGCACATCTTCAAACTCGACGGATCGCGGCAGGCGCCCCCGAACAAGTTCCCCCGGAAGATCACGATCGACCTGTTCGACGGCCGTCCCCAGGGCCGCGAGAAGCAGGTGCATTCAACAAACGAGACGTTCGCCGGCGAGGCAGTCGACTACGACTTCAAACTCGACGTGGGCCTGATCCGCATCCGTCCGGGCCGCCGGCTGAAGGCGTCGCGGGTCGTCCCTCCCCACTGGGAGCCCCTCCAGCGGATGGGCATGACGTCGGTCGGCTGTTCCGAGGGGGCCGACGCCACGACCTGGAGGACGCAGATCGTCGATCCCAAGATGCGCGGGCTTTCAGGTAATACGGCCTACGAAGCGATCGAGTGCATGAAGGCTCCGAAACAGGGGCGTTCCGGCGGCGGCCTTTATACCGACAACGGCTACATCGCCGGAGTCTGCAACTTCGCCGAGCCGCGCGGCGACCGCGGCCTCTACGCCACGCCGAACTCGATCTACAGCATCCTCGACCGCAACAAGCTCGCCGGGCTGTACGCGTCGCCCTCCATCGGTTCGGGATCAACCCTGATGGCCGACCGTGGCGGGAAAGGCCCGATGTCGATCGCCCGCGGCCAGTCGCCCGATCACGAGGAACCCGTCCGAGCCGCCACCAAGGAAGGGGACGTGACGATCCCCGATCCCGAGATCGTCCTTGGCATCAAGGCCCCGCTCCAGAGCGGGCGCAACAGCCGGGTTCAGGCCGCCAGCTCGACCGGCGACCGGCGGCTGGCCTGGCATCCGCGAGGCGGCGCTCCGACGCCGAAGCTGGCGTCGATCGAAACGATCGAGCCGACCGACATCGGCATGGACTCCGCCACCGACAACGACCACTTCCCGCCCCCCGACTGGGACCGCGACGACGACGACCGGGATTCGAAGGCCAGCCTCAACACCGAGGACGTCGCCCCGCAGACCGAGGTCCGCAAGCCCGTCGCCGGCAAACCCTCCGGCTGGCGGCCGTCGAGGTCGTCCAGCGTCGGCGCCCGCTGA